From the genome of Coleofasciculus sp. FACHB-1120, one region includes:
- a CDS encoding ferritin-like domain-containing protein: MNFFTYLLHLAASGASAYIGARQIRDPLTRPNVLAGFQLAESGSVPFLQALSDRAAAEGDTWLAEKLARHASDEKRHGQIFAQALKRLNKQVIDFKKAAETKPEGKPDERRRSPFFEAYFEGYSQESFKPQNIDWVVFMGSTYILELDASKDFVRMANVLPEDEPNSASLKKGLLSIAQDETGHAAYLLEALKRRLPDAAVEEIVDTWRTRKVNALLAMVTNLTQKSGQMPSLVQDGVPTEMSEEDSELAVA; encoded by the coding sequence ATGAACTTTTTTACTTACCTGTTGCACCTAGCCGCATCGGGTGCTAGTGCTTACATTGGTGCCCGCCAAATCCGCGATCCTTTAACGCGCCCAAATGTCCTCGCTGGGTTCCAACTGGCAGAATCAGGTTCAGTTCCATTCCTACAAGCCTTGAGCGATCGCGCCGCTGCTGAAGGCGATACGTGGCTAGCTGAAAAACTCGCCCGCCACGCCTCTGATGAGAAGCGTCACGGTCAAATTTTTGCCCAAGCGCTGAAGCGGCTGAACAAGCAAGTCATTGACTTCAAGAAAGCTGCTGAAACCAAGCCAGAGGGTAAGCCAGATGAACGCCGCCGCAGTCCCTTTTTTGAAGCTTACTTTGAAGGATACTCGCAAGAAAGCTTCAAACCGCAGAATATTGACTGGGTGGTGTTCATGGGTAGCACTTATATCCTAGAACTAGATGCCAGCAAAGACTTCGTTCGCATGGCTAACGTGTTACCAGAGGACGAACCGAACAGCGCTAGTTTGAAAAAGGGACTCCTTAGTATCGCCCAGGACGAAACCGGACACGCTGCTTATCTTTTAGAAGCGCTAAAGCGTCGCCTCCCAGATGCAGCGGTAGAAGAGATTGTGGATACGTGGCGGACTCGCAAGGTGAATGCTTTGTTGGCAATGGTGACGAATCTGACGCAGAAAAGCGGACAGATGCCTTCACTGGTTCAGGATGGCGTTCCTACAGAAATGTCTGAGGAAGATTCAGAACTAGCGGTAGCTTAA
- a CDS encoding aldo/keto reductase, whose product METKELGHTGVKISAIALGGMPMSLSSRPPESESIKVIHRALDLGVTLIDTADSYCKDESDKHHNEGLISKALSSYSGDKSNVLVATKGGLMRPNGSWTRNGNPDHLRETIRISFEALGGKPIDVWQYHPPDTDYTIEASLKPAKEAVEQGTIRFVGVSNFSVEQIKRARDVVEIVSVQNQYNPWNRQPEEDGVLEYCEKEQLTFLPWSPLGGSRRVGKLEDIDAIAQLAQEKSVSVYNIVLAWLRAKSPAIVPIPGASKVSSIEDSVRAVDVNLSDEEVAKINRATAS is encoded by the coding sequence ATGGAAACGAAAGAACTCGGACATACAGGTGTCAAAATCAGCGCGATCGCTCTGGGTGGAATGCCGATGTCTTTAAGTAGCAGACCCCCAGAATCAGAATCTATAAAAGTCATCCATCGCGCCCTCGACTTGGGCGTGACGCTGATTGATACTGCTGATTCCTACTGCAAAGATGAATCAGATAAGCACCACAACGAAGGCTTAATTAGTAAAGCGCTTTCCTCTTATTCAGGTGACAAGAGTAATGTTCTCGTTGCAACCAAGGGCGGACTGATGCGCCCCAATGGTAGCTGGACGCGCAACGGCAACCCCGACCATCTACGAGAGACAATTCGGATCAGCTTTGAAGCGTTGGGGGGAAAGCCGATAGATGTTTGGCAGTACCACCCACCCGATACAGACTACACGATTGAAGCGTCACTGAAACCAGCAAAAGAAGCTGTGGAACAAGGAACGATCCGGTTTGTCGGCGTCTCTAACTTTTCAGTAGAGCAAATTAAACGCGCCCGCGATGTGGTTGAGATTGTCTCCGTGCAAAACCAGTACAATCCTTGGAATCGTCAGCCGGAGGAGGACGGAGTTCTGGAGTATTGCGAAAAGGAACAACTAACGTTTTTACCTTGGAGTCCGTTGGGTGGTAGCCGTCGCGTGGGCAAACTGGAAGATATTGATGCGATCGCGCAACTTGCCCAAGAAAAAAGCGTTTCTGTCTACAATATTGTCCTAGCATGGCTGCGGGCAAAATCTCCAGCCATTGTACCTATCCCTGGCGCAAGTAAGGTTTCCAGCATTGAAGACTCTGTACGTGCCGTCGATGTCAATCTGTCTGATGAGGAAGTCGCCAAAATTAACCGCGCTACAGCATCCTGA